A genomic stretch from Hermetia illucens chromosome 7, iHerIll2.2.curated.20191125, whole genome shotgun sequence includes:
- the LOC119660824 gene encoding uncharacterized protein LOC119660824 — METNSQFANLPIALVAGLGRRSACTRWSSIIHKLPLSVTKIFGIWDLASSKYKYFAVVSTSMSGNGPPIFMLTFLKVFDVMTSYKSISIGCTHEKVSSFAAISTQA, encoded by the exons ATGGAGACAAATTCCCAGTTTGCAAATCTCCCTATCGCATTGGTAGCTGGTTTGGGTCGACGTTCCGCTTGTACCAGATGGAGCAG CATTATACACAAACTACCATTGTCGGTCACCAAGATTTTTGGGATTTGGGATTTGGCATCGagcaaatataaatattttgccGTTGTTTCGACTTCAATGTCTG GTAATGGCCCCCCGATATTCATGTTGACCTTCTTGAAAG TTTTTGACGTGATGACGTCTTATAAATCGATTAGCATTGGCTGCACGCATGAAAAAGTGTCCTCCTTTGCGGCGATTTCAACACAAGCGTGA
- the LOC119660848 gene encoding sentrin-specific protease 1-like: MIETQISVTEKYNTNVTTEQEQIIEYTLKTNTDNSIITTTFNLNITKKDINTLTNNNWLNDQIINFYLNLIAEDNTNKPNLPKIHIMNFFFVPMLKTLGYNTVKRWTRKIDIFTNNLIIIPVHKNNNHWTLATIDLNNRI; this comes from the coding sequence atgatagAAACACAAATATCAGTAAcagaaaaatataatacaaacGTAACAACAGAACAGGAACAAATAATCGAATATACTCTAAAAACAAACACAGATAATTCAATCATAACAACCACATTTAACTTAAATATAACTAAAAAGGACATCAATACCCTAACAAACAACAATTGGCTAAATgatcaaataataaatttctatcTAAACCTAATAGCGGAAGATAACACAAACAAACCTAATTTACCAAAAATCCATATAATGAATTTCTTCTTCGTACCAATGTTAAAAACTTTGGGATACAACACAGTTAAGAGATGGACAAGAAAAATTGATATATTCACAAACAACCTTATAATAATCCCTGTACACAAAAACAATAACCATTGGACTTTAGCTACCATAGATCTAAATAACCGAATCTAA